The following are from one region of the Mauremys reevesii isolate NIE-2019 linkage group 2, ASM1616193v1, whole genome shotgun sequence genome:
- the BTD gene encoding biotinidase → MLEACCVVFLLLFCCQVASAEVHREGHYVAAVYEHRPILSPNPATLTDRRSALELMSRNLYIYEEQVTAAAKQGAQIIVFPEDGIHGFNFTRETIYPYLEFVPCPQTVKWNPCREPHLFSDTEVLQRLSCMALRSKIFLVANIGAKQPCEYNDPLCPPDGRYQFNTDVVFNANGTLVARYRKQNLYFEYAFNTPPEVDHVLFDTPFAGKFGMFTCFDILFYEPAVSLVKEYNVKQVVYPTAWMNQLPLLSAIEFQQAFATAFNINVLAANIHHPTLGMTGSGIYTPLKSFIYYDMESHDGKLIVAEISVMTPEHEPHLESNARPGKSIEYPHNNFASLHIDDQVCNKEEQKAHCWVAEKKDKEAPLIFYREMMYDNFTLVPVWGTKGELQVCANTLCCYLSYQRPTISDELYALGVFDGLHTVHGTYYVQVCALVKCGGLSYSTCGQEVTDATALIDFQLRGNFSTSYIFPLLLMSGMKLDFTDHLGWKNNYYFMSKSGPSSGLVTAALYGRWYERD, encoded by the exons ATGTTGGAAGCCTGCTGTGTggtttttcttctccttttctgcTGTCAAGTTGCCTCTGCAGAAGTTCACAGAGAAGGACATTATGTTGCTGCTGTGTACGAACATCGACCCATACTGAGTCCTAACCCAGCAACCCTGACTGATCGACGCTCTGCATTAGAGTTGATGAGCAGAAACCTATATATATATGAAGAGCAAGTAACAGCTGCAGCCAAACAG GGGGCACAGATCATTGTATTTCCTGAAGATGGAATCCATGGCTTCAACTTCACTAGAGAGACCATTTACCCCTATTTGGAGTTTGTTCCATGTCCCCAGACTGTGAAATGGAATCCATGCAGAGAGCCACATCTGTTTAGCGATACAGAG GTTCTTCAGCGACTGAGCTGCATGGCACTGAGGAGCAAAATATTCCTAGTGGCAAACATAGGAGCTAAGCAGCCCTGCGAGTATAATGATCCTCTCTGCCCACCTGATGGGAGATACCAGTTTAATACTGATGTGGTATTCAATGCCAATGGAACTCTGGTAGCCAGATACCGCAAACAAAACCTGTATTTTGAATATGCTTTCAATACGCCTCCAGAGGTAGATCATGTGCTTTTTGATACACCTTTTGCTGGCAAGTTTGGCATGTTCACTTGCTTTGATATACTCTTCTATGAGCCTGCGGTAAGCCTTGTCAAGGAATACAATGTGAAGCAGGTTGTGTATCCAACTGCATGGATGAACCAGCTCCCACTCCTGTCTGCGATAGAATTTCAACAAGCTTTTGCAACTGCTTTTAATATCAATGTTTTGGCAGCTAATATCCACCACCCTACACTGGGTATGACAGGTAGTGGCATATACACACCATTAAAATCTTTCATCTACTATGACATGGAAAGTCATGATGGCAAACTTATAGTAGCAGAGATCTCCGTGATGACACCAGAGCATGAACCCCATCTGGAGAGCAATGCAAGACCCGGAAAGAGCATTGAATACCCCCACAACAATTTTGCAAGCCTTCACATAGATGATCAGGTTTGCAATAAGGAGGAACAAAAGGCCCACTGCTGGGTAGCAGAAAAGAAAGACAAAGAAGCCCCTCTAATATTTTACAGGGAGATGATGTATGACAATTTCACTTTGGTTCCTGTATGGGGAACAAAAGGGGAGCTCCAGGTTTGTGCCAACACCCTCTGTTGTTATTTAAGTTACCAGAGACCTACTATATCAGATGAGTTGTATGCTTTGGGTGTCTTTGATGGGCTTCATACAGTCCATGGCACATACTATGTTCAGGTTTGTGCCTTAGTGAAGTGTGGTGGCCTCAGCTATAGCACCTGTGGGCAGGAGGTCACAGATGCCACTGCTTTGATAGATTTTCAGCTGAGGGGAAATTTTAGTACTTCCTATATCTTTCCTCTACTGCTTATGTCTGGTATGAAGCTAGACTTCACTGATCACTTGGGTTGGAAAAACAACTACTATTTCATGAGCAAAAGTGGACCATCCTCTGGTTTAGTGACAGCTGCTTTGTATGGACGATGGTATGAGAGAGACTAG